A stretch of Henckelia pumila isolate YLH828 chromosome 4, ASM3356847v2, whole genome shotgun sequence DNA encodes these proteins:
- the LOC140862414 gene encoding phosphatidylinositol 4-phosphate 5-kinase 1 isoform X1 — protein sequence MGNDERECQKIFSNGDVYLGYFKGMLPHAKGKYTWSDGTVYEGDWETGKMTGKGNIIWPSQAKYEGEFSGGYLHGFGTYIGSDGSVYRGSWKMNFQHGIGRKKYSNSDVYDGCWREGVRDGSGTYAWNSGNRYIGNWKKGNMSGRGVMKWFNGDLFDGFWSKGLRHGTGFYRFSDGSYYFGTWTNGLKDGPGTLYPAGSMHMSKHNLEEHECKKKKQLSLNFSKESEESVITKRSLSEKFSSSFLRGSIRNSRKNTSLDERAHSNSARENMLHEKSCAISHSIHDGQTEWTDDMTVAYEREYIQGVLIKERVRNISKLSRKSKHRFKFAKEVRSSSCMDIFDGQRSNYLMLGLQLGIRYTVGKITPVPMREIRSCDFGEQARIKMHFPSKGSQLTPSHHSMDFYWKDYCPMVFRKLRELFKLDAADYMMSICGGDGLRELSSPGKSGSFFYISHDDKFVIKTLKAYELKVLLKMLPHYYDHVRAHDNTLITKFFGVHSIALGLRKKVHFVVTGNIFCTELNIHRRYDLKGSSHGRFTRKDDIDESTTLKDLDLTYEFYMDRSLRESLFSQLSLDSAFLESLQIIDYSLLLGLHFRAPEHLKSLMEPPDSLHNPEHTNDTSVDGVISEGELMIPPKGLLLVTHEPTFVSTTPGAHIRGSTLKAYSIGNKEADLLLPGTGRLRVQLGVNMPAQANHKLAQDETDASEVELFEVYDVILYLGIIDVLQEYNLKKKLECKFKSLKFDPMSISAAKPEIYSKRFLSLIERIFPLHP from the exons ATGGGAAATGACGAGAG GGAATGTCAAAAGATCTTTTCAAATGGAGATGTGTATCTTGGCTATTTTAAGGGAATGCTTCCCCATGCAAAAGGTAAATATACGTGGTCAGATGGAACAGTTTATGAGGGTGACTGGGAAACAGGGAAAATGACAGGAAAAGGAAATATCATTTGGCCATCACAGGCTAAGTATGAGGGTGAATTTTCTGGTGGTTATCTTCATGGCTTTGGAACTTATATTGGTTCTGATGGGTCCGTATATAGAGGTTCTTGGAAAATGAACTTTCAGCATGGCATTGGAAggaaaaaatattcaaattcaGATGTCTATGATGGTTGTTGGAGAGAAGGAGTGCGCGATGGCAGTGGTACATATGCATGGAACAGTGGTAACAGATACATTGGAAATTGGAAAAAGGGGAACATGTCTGGTAGAGGGGTTATGAAATGGTTCAATGGTGATCTATTTGATGGCTTTTGGTCAAAAGGGTTGAGACATGGGACAGGTTTCTATAGATTTTCTGATGGAAGCTACTATTTCGGAACATGGACTAATGGACTGAAGGATGGACCTGGAACGCTCTATCCTGCTGGAAGCATGCATATGAGTAAGCATAATCTTGAAGAACAtgaatgcaagaaaaaaaagcAGCTCTCTCTTAATTTTTCCAAAGAGTCGGAGGAATCTGTTATAACTAAGCGCAGCCTGTCTGAAAAATTTTCATCTAGCTTTTTGAGGGGGTCCATAAGAAATTCACGGAAGAATACATCCCTGGATGAAAGGGCCCATTCTAATTCAGCTAGAGAAAATATGTTGCATGAGAAATCGTGTGCCATTTCTCACAGCATTCATGATGGTCAAACTGAGTGGACAGATGATATGACTGTGGCTTATGAGAGGGAATATATTCAAGGAGTTCTAATTAAAGAACGAGTTAGGAACATCTCCAAACTATCCAGAAAAAGCAAACATCGGTTCAAATTTGCTAAAGAAGTTAGAAGTAGTTCATGTATGGACATATTTGATGGCCAGAGGAGCAATTACCTGATGCTTGGCTTGCAACTTGGTATAAG GTACACTGTCGGCAAGATCACACCGGTTCCAATGCGTGAAATCAGATCATGTGATTTTGGAGAACAGGCTAGAATTAAAATGCACTTCCCCAGTAAAGGTTCCCAATTAACTCCGTCTCATCATTCTATGGACTTTTACTGGAAGGACTACTGCCCCATGGTCTTCAG GAAGCTGAGAGAATTATTCAAGCTCGATGCTGCAGACTATATGATGTCCATCTGTGGTGGTGATGGTCTGAGAGAGCTTTCTTCCCCGGGAAAAAGTGGAAGCTTTTTCTATATTTCTCACGATGACAAATTTGTTATAAAGACATTGAAAGCATATGAGCTGAAG GTGTTACTGAAGATGCTACCCCACTACTATGACCATGTACGAGCACACGATAACACTCTCATAACTAAATTCTTTGGGGTGCATAGTATAGCACTGGGACTTAGAAAAAAG GTACACTTTGTTGTCACGGGAAACATATTTTGCACCGAATTGAACATACATCGGCGTTATGATTTGAAGGGTTCATCTCATGGGAGATTTACCCGTAAAGATGATATAGACGAGAGTACCACACTGAAAGATCTTGATTTGACGTATGAGTTTTATATGGATAGATCGCTGCGCGAGTCACTTTTTAG CCAACTATCTCTGGACAGTGCATTCTTAGAATCTCTACAGATCATAGATTACAGCCTTCTACTGGGGTTGCATTTTAGAGCTCCCGAGCATCTAAAATCCCTGATGGAACCTCCTGATTCACTGCATAACCCTGAGCATACTAATGATACTTCTGTTGATG GTGTGATATCTGAAGGAGAGCTCATGATTCCACCAAAGGGTCTGCTCTTAGTAACCCACGAGCCTACCTTTGTCAGCACGACTCCTGGTGCTCACATCCGAGGAAGTACATTGAAAGCATACTCTATCGGTAACAAGGAAGCTGATCTTCTTCTACCTGGTACAGGAAG GTTAAGGGTGCAATTAGGAGTAAATATGCCTGCTCAGGCAAACCACAAACTTGCTCAGGATGAGACGGACGCATCCGAAGTCGAACTTTTTGAGGTTTACGATGTCATTCTTTACCTAGGCATTATCGATGTTTTACAGGAATACAACCTCAAAAAGAAACTAGAGtgcaaattcaaatctttgaaGTTTGATCCCATGTCAATTTCTGCTGCCAAGCCTGAGATTTATTCAAAACGTTTCCTTTCTTTGATAGAGAGAATTTTCCCCCTTCATCCATAG
- the LOC140862414 gene encoding phosphatidylinositol 4-phosphate 5-kinase 1 isoform X2, with amino-acid sequence MGNDERECQKIFSNGDVYLGYFKGMLPHAKGKYTWSDGTVYEGDWETGKMTGKGNIIWPSQAKYEGEFSGGYLHGFGTYIGSDGSVYRGSWKMNFQHGIGRKKYSNSDVYDGCWREGVRDGSGTYAWNSGNRYIGNWKKGNMSGRGVMKWFNGDLFDGFWSKGLRHGTGFYRFSDGSYYFGTWTNGLKDGPGTLYPAGSMHMSKHNLEEHECKKKKQLSLNFSKESEESVITKRSLSEKFSSSFLRGSIRNSRKNTSLDERAHSNSARENMLHEKSCAISHSIHDGQTEWTDDMTVAYEREYIQGVLIKERVRNISKLSRKSKHRFKFAKEVRSSSCMDIFDGQRSNYLMLGLQLGIRYTVGKITPVPMREIRSCDFGEQARIKMHFPSKGSQLTPSHHSMDFYWKDYCPMVFRKLRELFKLDAADYMMSICGGDGLRELSSPGKSGSFFYISHDDKFVIKTLKAYELKVLLKMLPHYYDHVRAHDNTLITKFFGVHSIALGLRKKVHFVVTGNIFCTELNIHRRYDLKGSSHGRFTRKDDIDESTTLKDLDLTYEFYMDRSLRESLFSQLSLDSAFLESLQIIDYSLLLGLHFRAPEHLKSLMEPPDSLHNPEHTNDTSVDGVISEGELMIPPKGLLLVTHEPTFVSTTPGAHIRGSTLKAYSIGNKEADLLLPGTGRLLALIFLNHSMPCISVNLS; translated from the exons ATGGGAAATGACGAGAG GGAATGTCAAAAGATCTTTTCAAATGGAGATGTGTATCTTGGCTATTTTAAGGGAATGCTTCCCCATGCAAAAGGTAAATATACGTGGTCAGATGGAACAGTTTATGAGGGTGACTGGGAAACAGGGAAAATGACAGGAAAAGGAAATATCATTTGGCCATCACAGGCTAAGTATGAGGGTGAATTTTCTGGTGGTTATCTTCATGGCTTTGGAACTTATATTGGTTCTGATGGGTCCGTATATAGAGGTTCTTGGAAAATGAACTTTCAGCATGGCATTGGAAggaaaaaatattcaaattcaGATGTCTATGATGGTTGTTGGAGAGAAGGAGTGCGCGATGGCAGTGGTACATATGCATGGAACAGTGGTAACAGATACATTGGAAATTGGAAAAAGGGGAACATGTCTGGTAGAGGGGTTATGAAATGGTTCAATGGTGATCTATTTGATGGCTTTTGGTCAAAAGGGTTGAGACATGGGACAGGTTTCTATAGATTTTCTGATGGAAGCTACTATTTCGGAACATGGACTAATGGACTGAAGGATGGACCTGGAACGCTCTATCCTGCTGGAAGCATGCATATGAGTAAGCATAATCTTGAAGAACAtgaatgcaagaaaaaaaagcAGCTCTCTCTTAATTTTTCCAAAGAGTCGGAGGAATCTGTTATAACTAAGCGCAGCCTGTCTGAAAAATTTTCATCTAGCTTTTTGAGGGGGTCCATAAGAAATTCACGGAAGAATACATCCCTGGATGAAAGGGCCCATTCTAATTCAGCTAGAGAAAATATGTTGCATGAGAAATCGTGTGCCATTTCTCACAGCATTCATGATGGTCAAACTGAGTGGACAGATGATATGACTGTGGCTTATGAGAGGGAATATATTCAAGGAGTTCTAATTAAAGAACGAGTTAGGAACATCTCCAAACTATCCAGAAAAAGCAAACATCGGTTCAAATTTGCTAAAGAAGTTAGAAGTAGTTCATGTATGGACATATTTGATGGCCAGAGGAGCAATTACCTGATGCTTGGCTTGCAACTTGGTATAAG GTACACTGTCGGCAAGATCACACCGGTTCCAATGCGTGAAATCAGATCATGTGATTTTGGAGAACAGGCTAGAATTAAAATGCACTTCCCCAGTAAAGGTTCCCAATTAACTCCGTCTCATCATTCTATGGACTTTTACTGGAAGGACTACTGCCCCATGGTCTTCAG GAAGCTGAGAGAATTATTCAAGCTCGATGCTGCAGACTATATGATGTCCATCTGTGGTGGTGATGGTCTGAGAGAGCTTTCTTCCCCGGGAAAAAGTGGAAGCTTTTTCTATATTTCTCACGATGACAAATTTGTTATAAAGACATTGAAAGCATATGAGCTGAAG GTGTTACTGAAGATGCTACCCCACTACTATGACCATGTACGAGCACACGATAACACTCTCATAACTAAATTCTTTGGGGTGCATAGTATAGCACTGGGACTTAGAAAAAAG GTACACTTTGTTGTCACGGGAAACATATTTTGCACCGAATTGAACATACATCGGCGTTATGATTTGAAGGGTTCATCTCATGGGAGATTTACCCGTAAAGATGATATAGACGAGAGTACCACACTGAAAGATCTTGATTTGACGTATGAGTTTTATATGGATAGATCGCTGCGCGAGTCACTTTTTAG CCAACTATCTCTGGACAGTGCATTCTTAGAATCTCTACAGATCATAGATTACAGCCTTCTACTGGGGTTGCATTTTAGAGCTCCCGAGCATCTAAAATCCCTGATGGAACCTCCTGATTCACTGCATAACCCTGAGCATACTAATGATACTTCTGTTGATG GTGTGATATCTGAAGGAGAGCTCATGATTCCACCAAAGGGTCTGCTCTTAGTAACCCACGAGCCTACCTTTGTCAGCACGACTCCTGGTGCTCACATCCGAGGAAGTACATTGAAAGCATACTCTATCGGTAACAAGGAAGCTGATCTTCTTCTACCTGGTACAGGAAG GTTGTTGGCTCTTATCTTTCTAAATCACAGCATGCCGTGTATTTCTGTCAACCTTTCCTGA